In a genomic window of Spiroplasma melliferum:
- a CDS encoding 50S ribosomal protein L27, producing the protein MMKFALGLQLFASKKGVGSTKNGRDSHSKRLGAKRADGQTIRAGSIIYRQRGTKVHPGANVGRGGDDTLFALIDGIVKFEKFGRNKTKASVYQKQVK; encoded by the coding sequence ATGATGAAGTTCGCATTAGGTTTACAGTTATTTGCTTCAAAAAAAGGAGTAGGATCGACTAAAAATGGTCGTGATTCACATTCAAAACGATTAGGTGCAAAAAGAGCTGATGGCCAAACAATTAGAGCAGGATCAATCATTTATCGTCAACGTGGAACAAAAGTTCACCCAGGAGCAAATGTTGGGCGTGGTGGTGATGATACCTTATTTGCCTTAATTGATGGAATTGTTAAGTTTGAAAAATTTGGACGAAATAAAACAAAAGCATCAGTTTATCAAAAACAAGTTAAATAA
- a CDS encoding 50S ribosomal protein L21, whose translation MFAIIKTGGKQLRVSQGDEIFVEMLNGNEGEKVNFTEILMIDGEVGTPFIKGASVTGTILKQGKQKKIVVFHYKPKKTQHKKYGHRQPYTKVKIDQILLSSSAKGTTTDAKTKPVVAKTTTAAKSTVKPVADKKPVTTEKKVTTKTVSSGDKKPVAAKPAAKSTTAAKPAAKSSSTTSAKKPASKTKQSDK comes from the coding sequence ATGTTTGCAATAATTAAAACTGGGGGGAAACAACTTCGTGTTTCTCAAGGTGATGAAATATTTGTTGAAATGTTAAATGGTAATGAAGGTGAAAAAGTTAATTTCACTGAAATTTTAATGATTGATGGCGAAGTAGGAACTCCTTTTATTAAAGGGGCATCAGTAACAGGAACAATTTTAAAACAAGGAAAACAAAAGAAAATTGTTGTTTTCCATTATAAACCAAAGAAAACACAACATAAAAAATATGGGCATCGTCAACCATATACAAAAGTTAAAATTGATCAAATTTTGTTATCAAGTTCTGCTAAAGGAACAACAACAGATGCCAAAACTAAACCTGTGGTAGCAAAAACAACAACTGCTGCAAAATCAACTGTAAAACCTGTTGCTGATAAAAAACCAGTAACAACGGAAAAAAAAGTAACAACAAAAACAGTTTCTTCAGGTGATAAAAAACCAGTAGCGGCAAAGCCAGCAGCAAAATCAACAACTGCGGCAAAGCCAGCAGCTAAAAGTTCATCAACAACATCAGCAAAAAAACCAGCATCAAAAACAAAACAAAGTGACAAGTAA
- a CDS encoding ABC transporter ATP-binding protein has protein sequence MKTKKSNFTPNPDLAIEIHGFTKKFKKFVAVDDIDMNVAKGKIHGFIGPNGSGKTTTIKSLVGAIIPTSGNFSINGLKSNSPAAKKLIGYIPENARFPKHLNVYKYLIEMSYLRDVKYKEAKIKAKEILENLNLWKFRTKNPNTFSSGMKKKVLLAQALIADPKVLILDEPAANLDPTARQELFNDLIKVKNQGKTILICSHILTELQDLADEITILNYGKVVFSGAVINSSQNYYQFTVMEKPMLASLENVVKKLNLPVIEKLADGLILHLENGNAQIKDIAYRAFEEKVILITIKPFVTNITEIYDRVVFSVNKNFGKASALSN, from the coding sequence ATGAAAACAAAAAAAAGTAATTTTACACCAAATCCTGATTTAGCAATTGAGATTCATGGATTTACAAAAAAATTTAAAAAATTTGTAGCTGTTGATGATATTGATATGAATGTTGCAAAAGGGAAAATTCATGGTTTTATTGGGCCAAATGGTTCTGGGAAAACCACAACAATTAAATCATTAGTTGGGGCCATTATTCCAACAAGTGGTAATTTTAGTATTAATGGTTTAAAATCTAATTCACCAGCAGCAAAGAAACTGATTGGATATATACCTGAAAATGCTCGATTTCCAAAGCACTTAAATGTTTATAAATATTTAATTGAAATGAGTTATTTACGAGATGTTAAGTATAAAGAAGCAAAAATAAAAGCAAAGGAAATTTTAGAAAATCTAAATTTATGAAAATTTCGAACTAAAAATCCTAATACATTTTCATCAGGAATGAAGAAAAAGGTCTTGTTAGCACAAGCATTAATCGCTGATCCAAAGGTATTAATTTTAGATGAACCAGCTGCTAATTTAGATCCAACTGCTCGTCAAGAATTATTCAATGATTTAATTAAAGTTAAAAATCAAGGTAAAACAATTTTAATTTGTTCACATATTTTAACTGAATTACAAGATTTAGCCGATGAGATTACAATTCTAAATTATGGTAAGGTTGTGTTTTCAGGCGCTGTTATTAATTCTAGTCAAAATTATTATCAATTTACCGTAATGGAAAAACCAATGCTAGCAAGTTTAGAAAATGTTGTAAAAAAATTAAATCTTCCAGTAATTGAAAAATTAGCTGATGGTTTAATTTTACATTTAGAAAATGGTAATGCGCAAATTAAAGATATTGCTTATCGTGCTTTTGAGGAAAAAGTTATCTTAATTACGATTAAACCATTTGTAACAAATATTACAGAAATTTACGATCGTGTTGTTTTTTCAGTTAATAAAAATTTTGGTAAAGCAAGTGCATTAAGTAATTAA
- a CDS encoding MATE efflux family protein yields the protein MSEVLTVREKKLRFEKPWKTIAYFCVPTVFLMIVQGLYNIVDKSLALSFAAPDLIHDQFYIDAYNRLKNINVTEIPLADMRSFINVATQYASQTYNLQWSFSIMIGMGCAMNFSIAYGQRDIPSMRRIAGNGFSLTVLFSIMVAFAIFCIVFPGWNAIFITSQMGKHYNPITESLCWEYSFPMLAAAPMMFLSYYFMSLIRSEGRMKWVIIMILSSLLINAAAAIFFMKVCHLGMSGAMLGTVFSWTVQVIWGFIIVFKTKNSYSKFYWNDLFQIEGKNIANFTKAGLPNFINNAALVVTSYVATSLVVQLPNQEYHNGVAVLQELYSSIVPWMTLVLSAGVGVTQGARSIIAYNYGAKKNARIWEVLKRVSLLIIIWFCLMLIVFIIFGKDMMMLFAFPEKYAIKYRWWIVLNFMTYPFCSLTYIALTLFQGINRSFLATFTSSLRSIVVILPLIGIGFGVSQATGNPIFYYIFIGLNDLISAAIIIPILVYYWKKYRNKLVDEPDPYFSEYQEDLRTKKVLKVKHQQKK from the coding sequence TTGTCAGAAGTTTTAACGGTTCGTGAAAAAAAATTACGGTTTGAAAAACCTTGAAAAACAATAGCCTACTTTTGTGTTCCAACTGTTTTTTTAATGATTGTACAAGGGCTGTATAATATTGTTGATAAAAGTTTAGCGTTATCATTTGCCGCACCTGATTTAATTCATGACCAATTTTATATTGATGCATATAATCGGTTAAAAAATATTAATGTTACAGAAATTCCTTTAGCGGATATGCGGTCATTTATTAATGTTGCAACTCAATATGCTTCACAAACATATAATTTACAATGGTCATTTAGTATTATGATTGGAATGGGTTGTGCAATGAATTTTTCAATTGCTTATGGGCAACGGGATATTCCAAGTATGCGCCGGATTGCGGGAAATGGTTTTTCATTAACAGTTCTTTTTTCAATAATGGTAGCATTTGCAATTTTTTGTATTGTGTTTCCAGGATGAAATGCTATTTTTATTACTTCTCAAATGGGAAAACATTATAATCCAATTACAGAAAGTTTATGTTGGGAATATTCATTTCCAATGTTAGCGGCCGCGCCAATGATGTTTTTAAGTTATTATTTTATGTCATTAATTCGTAGTGAAGGACGAATGAAATGAGTAATAATTATGATTTTAAGTTCATTATTAATTAATGCTGCAGCAGCAATTTTCTTTATGAAAGTTTGTCATCTTGGTATGTCAGGAGCAATGTTAGGTACAGTCTTTTCTTGAACAGTACAAGTAATCTGAGGATTTATTATTGTTTTTAAAACAAAAAATAGTTATTCAAAATTTTACTGAAATGATTTATTCCAAATTGAAGGAAAAAATATTGCTAATTTTACTAAAGCAGGGCTACCAAATTTTATTAATAATGCTGCTTTAGTAGTTACATCTTATGTTGCGACATCTCTTGTTGTTCAATTACCAAACCAAGAATATCATAATGGGGTTGCTGTTTTACAAGAACTTTATTCTTCAATTGTGCCATGAATGACATTAGTATTATCGGCTGGGGTTGGTGTTACACAAGGTGCTCGTAGTATTATTGCTTATAATTATGGTGCGAAAAAGAATGCTCGAATTTGAGAAGTTTTAAAACGTGTTAGTTTATTAATTATTATTTGATTTTGTTTAATGTTAATTGTCTTTATTATTTTTGGAAAAGATATGATGATGCTATTTGCTTTTCCTGAAAAATATGCGATTAAATATCGTTGATGAATTGTTTTAAACTTTATGACTTATCCATTTTGTTCGTTAACTTATATTGCTTTAACGTTGTTCCAAGGAATTAATCGTTCATTTTTAGCAACATTTACAAGTAGTTTACGTTCAATTGTCGTAATTTTACCATTAATTGGAATTGGTTTTGGGGTTAGTCAAGCAACTGGAAATCCAATTTTCTATTATATCTTTATTGGTTTAAATGATTTAATTTCAGCAGCAATTATTATTCCAATTTTAGTTTACTACTGAAAAAAATATCGGAATAAATTAGTGGATGAACCTGATCCATATTTTAGTGAATATCAAGAAGATTTACGAACTAAAAAAGTTTTAAAAGTAAAACATCAACAAAAAAAATAA